One region of Flavobacterium sp. GSB-24 genomic DNA includes:
- a CDS encoding arginine deiminase family protein has protein sequence MLQLNVKNETSRLRAVVLGSAVHNGPTPSLEEAYDPKSLEHIKAGTYPIEKDMTAEMDAFNAVFQKYDVTVYRPELIENYNQIFARDIGFVIDDVFIKSNILPDRERELDAIQYVIDQVDPLKVVRPPEEVHIEGGDVMLWNDHIFIGTYKGSDYKDYITARTNMHGVNFIKELFPNKIVKEFDLVKSKLEARDNALHLDCCFQPVGKDKGIIYKRGFREEADYLYLVSLFGKENLFHIEREEMYNMFSNVFSIDKDVVVSEKNFTRLNNWLRSKGFTVEEIPYAEIAKQEGLLRCSTLPLIRD, from the coding sequence ATGTTGCAATTAAATGTAAAGAACGAAACGTCAAGACTGCGTGCCGTAGTTTTGGGTTCTGCCGTTCATAATGGGCCGACTCCTTCATTAGAAGAAGCCTATGATCCTAAATCATTGGAACATATTAAAGCAGGAACATATCCTATCGAAAAAGATATGACTGCTGAAATGGATGCTTTTAATGCTGTGTTTCAAAAGTATGATGTAACTGTTTACCGCCCCGAATTGATAGAAAATTATAATCAGATTTTTGCAAGAGATATTGGATTTGTAATTGATGATGTTTTTATAAAATCGAATATTTTACCAGACCGCGAGCGTGAACTGGATGCCATTCAATATGTAATTGATCAAGTAGATCCTTTAAAAGTCGTGCGTCCGCCGGAAGAAGTTCATATAGAAGGCGGAGATGTTATGCTCTGGAATGATCATATTTTTATAGGTACCTATAAAGGAAGCGATTACAAAGATTATATAACTGCACGAACAAATATGCATGGCGTCAATTTTATAAAAGAATTATTTCCGAATAAAATTGTAAAAGAATTTGATCTGGTTAAATCGAAATTGGAAGCCCGCGACAATGCATTACACTTAGACTGTTGTTTTCAGCCGGTTGGAAAAGACAAAGGAATAATCTACAAGAGAGGTTTTCGTGAAGAAGCAGATTATTTGTATTTGGTAAGTTTATTCGGGAAAGAAAATTTATTTCATATCGAAAGAGAAGAAATGTATAATATGTTTTCAAATGTATTTTCGATTGATAAAGATGTTGTGGTTTCGGAGAAAAATTTTACCCGATTAAATAACTGGCTTCGTTCAAAAGGATTTACTGTGGAAGAAATTCCGTATGCTGAAATTGCAAAGCAGGAGGGTTTATTGAGATGTTCAACACTTCCACTAATAAGAGACTAG
- a CDS encoding cyanophycinase: MKTITITFLLILSGCSSENNQENSVQQKPEVKNYVSYFTGNKVDKITVPEGGICLMGGATENDEAMKWFLKRAAGGDVLILRTSGSDGYNSYLHSSLGVAVNSVETIVFKTVAAKSDKYILEKINNAEAIWFAGGDQWEYISYWRNTPISEAINNAIKRKAVVGGTSAGMAIQGGFYFSAQNGTITSQEALLNPYDTKIALSNDLFLDNAILKDVITDTHYDNPDRKGRHVTFLARIINDYKVEAKGIACDEYTSVCIDEKGIARVFGNYPAREDTAYFIAPNTEIPDNKPEICKPNTLLEWNRNATAINVYEIRGTSTGVNTFNLNNWKDGVGGVWKKWFVESGKLKE, encoded by the coding sequence ATGAAAACAATTACGATAACTTTTCTGCTGATTTTAAGCGGTTGTTCTTCTGAAAATAATCAGGAAAATTCAGTTCAACAAAAACCAGAAGTAAAAAACTACGTGTCTTATTTTACAGGAAATAAAGTAGATAAAATTACTGTTCCAGAAGGCGGAATCTGCTTAATGGGAGGAGCCACCGAAAATGATGAAGCAATGAAATGGTTTCTAAAAAGGGCAGCTGGCGGAGATGTTTTGATATTAAGAACTTCGGGATCCGATGGTTATAATTCGTACTTACACTCTTCTTTAGGTGTTGCCGTTAATTCTGTTGAAACCATTGTCTTTAAGACTGTTGCAGCGAAGTCAGATAAGTATATACTGGAGAAAATAAATAATGCAGAAGCGATTTGGTTCGCCGGCGGAGATCAATGGGAATATATTTCTTACTGGCGAAACACTCCAATTTCTGAAGCTATCAATAATGCTATTAAAAGAAAGGCAGTTGTGGGCGGAACCAGTGCAGGTATGGCTATTCAGGGAGGTTTTTATTTTTCGGCTCAAAACGGCACGATAACTTCTCAAGAAGCTTTATTGAATCCTTATGATACTAAAATTGCACTATCAAATGATTTATTTTTAGATAATGCAATATTAAAAGATGTAATTACCGATACGCATTATGATAACCCCGATAGAAAAGGAAGGCACGTGACTTTTTTAGCTCGAATTATAAATGATTATAAAGTAGAAGCTAAAGGAATTGCGTGTGATGAATACACATCGGTATGTATCGACGAAAAAGGAATTGCAAGAGTCTTTGGCAATTATCCTGCAAGGGAAGATACCGCATACTTTATAGCACCAAATACAGAAATTCCAGATAACAAGCCAGAAATTTGTAAGCCTAACACTCTACTGGAATGGAATCGGAATGCAACTGCAATTAATGTTTATGAAATTAGAGGAACTAGTACAGGAGTCAATACATTTAATTTGAATAATTGGAAGGATGGAGTAGGAGGCGTATGGAAAAAATGGTTTGTAGAAAGTGGTAAACTAAAAGAGTAA
- a CDS encoding Na+/H+ antiporter NhaC family protein: MKLLQKFPDTITIILVITILFIGLTWVIPAGEFDRSHGNNTEKIIAGSYKHVAASPQGIKAFLEAPIKGFISASQIIAFVFLVGGAFSIINLTGAINAGLFNVIEFSQKKPKHKIFIIPFLIILFSFAGATFGLSEEILIFILITVPMAKAMGYDAIVGAAIPIVGTGVGFGGAFSNPFTIGIAQGIAQIPIFSGMEYRIFVWFVLTTCACTVITHYAIKIEKNPEKSLLFGSTDEKEKSSLEVSDFKLDGSRKIILYALFASIIILIYGVSNYDWYINEIAALFLALAIFVSIIYRMSMSKAIDAFVSGAKDMMTAALVIGLAKGLLIIAQEGKIIDTILNSIVSITQDTPKAISAECIFFFQSFLNFFIPSGSGQASLTMPIIIPICDASEISRQMAVLTFQLGDGFTNLIIPTSGVTMGALSLAKIPYSKWFKWMLPRMLVFLIASMLLILPPLYLFNW; this comes from the coding sequence ATGAAACTATTACAAAAATTTCCAGATACAATCACTATTATTTTAGTGATCACTATTCTTTTTATTGGTTTAACCTGGGTTATTCCTGCAGGAGAGTTCGATAGGTCACACGGAAACAATACTGAGAAGATTATTGCAGGTTCGTACAAACATGTAGCGGCATCTCCTCAAGGAATTAAAGCTTTTTTAGAAGCTCCGATTAAAGGTTTTATTTCCGCATCGCAAATTATTGCTTTTGTATTTTTGGTTGGAGGTGCTTTTTCTATTATAAATTTGACAGGTGCCATAAATGCTGGACTTTTTAATGTAATTGAGTTCAGTCAAAAAAAGCCAAAACATAAAATTTTCATTATTCCTTTTTTAATTATATTGTTTTCTTTTGCTGGAGCTACTTTTGGATTGAGCGAAGAAATTTTAATATTTATTTTAATTACCGTACCCATGGCAAAAGCGATGGGTTATGATGCTATTGTTGGTGCCGCTATTCCAATTGTTGGCACTGGTGTTGGTTTTGGAGGAGCCTTTAGTAACCCATTTACTATTGGTATTGCACAAGGTATTGCACAAATTCCAATTTTTAGCGGGATGGAATATAGGATTTTTGTATGGTTTGTTTTGACAACCTGTGCCTGCACTGTAATCACTCACTATGCAATAAAGATCGAAAAAAATCCCGAGAAAAGTCTATTATTTGGCAGTACTGATGAGAAAGAGAAAAGCAGTCTTGAGGTATCAGATTTTAAATTAGACGGTTCAAGAAAAATAATTTTATATGCACTTTTTGCTTCAATTATCATATTAATTTATGGGGTGAGTAATTATGATTGGTACATAAACGAAATTGCTGCTTTATTTTTGGCATTAGCAATTTTTGTTTCCATTATTTACAGAATGTCTATGTCAAAAGCGATAGATGCTTTTGTATCTGGAGCTAAAGATATGATGACTGCAGCTTTGGTAATTGGATTGGCTAAAGGACTATTAATCATTGCGCAGGAAGGCAAAATTATTGACACAATACTTAATTCAATTGTATCAATAACGCAGGACACGCCCAAAGCTATATCCGCTGAATGTATCTTTTTTTTCCAATCATTTTTAAACTTTTTTATTCCTTCAGGATCAGGACAAGCTTCTTTAACGATGCCTATTATTATTCCTATTTGTGATGCATCAGAAATAAGCAGACAAATGGCTGTGCTTACTTTTCAATTAGGTGATGGTTTTACTAATCTTATCATTCCCACAAGCGGGGTTACAATGGGAGCGCTTTCTTTGGCGAAAATACCCTATAGTAAATGGTTTAAATGGATGCTGCCTAGAATGTTGGTGTTTTTAATAGCGTCTATGCTGCTGATTCTCCCTCCTTTATATTTATTTAATTGGTAA